In Fluviispira sanaruensis, a genomic segment contains:
- the rplD gene encoding 50S ribosomal protein L4 — MLSKIENLPESLVSYADRNKGTLWQVVKAYRANQRQGTVGVKTRAMVKSTGKKPYKQKKTGSARRGSFVAPLHVGGGVAHGPKARDYRQAIPLKMSRVALGIAISERVKSGKVFVGALDFASGKTKDAATVLKSVADFTGNTLVCLSNPSENTIRALRNIRGVHLVSPEQVNAFTVLQARSLVASPEAFKVLESRLAD; from the coding sequence ATGTTGTCTAAAATAGAAAACCTTCCAGAGAGTTTGGTTAGCTACGCTGACCGTAATAAAGGCACTCTCTGGCAAGTTGTTAAGGCTTACAGAGCCAACCAAAGACAAGGTACTGTTGGCGTTAAAACACGCGCAATGGTTAAGTCCACTGGTAAAAAGCCTTATAAGCAAAAGAAAACAGGTAGCGCGCGTCGCGGTTCTTTCGTTGCTCCACTCCATGTTGGTGGTGGTGTAGCTCATGGACCAAAAGCACGTGACTATCGTCAAGCGATTCCATTGAAAATGAGTCGCGTGGCTCTTGGAATTGCAATTTCTGAGCGTGTTAAATCTGGTAAAGTTTTCGTTGGCGCACTTGATTTCGCAAGTGGAAAAACAAAAGACGCAGCAACTGTACTAAAAAGCGTTGCTGATTTCACAGGGAATACTTTGGTTTGCCTCAGTAATCCAAGTGAAAACACAATCCGTGCTCTTCGCAACATTCGCGGCGTGCACCTTGTGAGCCCAGAGCAAGTGAATGCATTCACTGTTCTTCAAGCGCGCAGTCTTGTTGCAAGTCC
- the rplC gene encoding 50S ribosomal protein L3, protein MVRYAFSKVGMTSAFTQIGAAQGVTVLKMQPAKVVRHEKLANGQVVVVVEYETGHKNKLVRGWVVENPAEFEVGSPLKAPSLTVGQKLKITGFSKGRGFQDAMTRHGFGGGPASHGSRFHRSPGSIGMRTEPGRVMKGKKMPGQDGNVQVTLRNVQVAYWSHEESIMAVVGGVPGARGGMVFV, encoded by the coding sequence ATGGTACGTTATGCTTTTAGCAAAGTTGGCATGACTAGTGCATTTACGCAGATTGGCGCAGCTCAAGGCGTAACTGTATTAAAAATGCAGCCAGCTAAGGTTGTAAGACACGAGAAATTGGCGAATGGCCAAGTCGTTGTCGTTGTTGAATACGAAACTGGTCACAAGAATAAACTAGTTCGTGGATGGGTTGTAGAAAATCCTGCTGAATTTGAAGTAGGCTCACCTCTTAAAGCTCCTTCTCTCACTGTCGGACAAAAATTAAAAATTACTGGCTTTTCAAAAGGTCGCGGTTTTCAAGACGCTATGACTCGTCATGGTTTTGGAGGCGGTCCTGCGAGCCATGGTAGCCGTTTTCATAGATCTCCTGGTTCTATCGGTATGCGTACTGAACCTGGTCGCGTTATGAAAGGCAAAAAAATGCCAGGCCAAGACGGTAATGTACAAGTAACTCTCCGCAATGTTCAGGTTGCTTACTGGTCTCATGAAGAGTCAATTATGGCTGTCGTAGGCGGTGTTCCTGGTGCACGCGGCGGTATGGTATTTGTTTAA
- the rpsJ gene encoding 30S ribosomal protein S10: MESQKIRIRLKGYDVSLVDQSVAQIINKAKGTGAKIAGPVPMPTIINRYTVLRSPHVDKKSREQFEIRTHRRLIDLLEPKQQTVDGLMKLDLAAGVDVEINLY; this comes from the coding sequence ATGGAAAGCCAAAAAATCCGTATTCGTCTCAAGGGCTATGATGTATCTCTGGTTGACCAGAGCGTAGCTCAAATTATTAACAAGGCAAAAGGCACAGGAGCTAAAATAGCTGGTCCTGTTCCAATGCCAACAATTATTAATCGTTATACAGTATTGAGATCTCCGCACGTAGACAAAAAGTCTCGTGAGCAGTTCGAAATCCGCACGCACCGTCGTTTGATCGACCTTCTCGAGCCAAAACAACAAACTGTTGATGGCCTTATGAAGCTCGACCTCGCAGCTGGTGTTGATGTAGAAATCAATCTTTACTAA
- the rpoC gene encoding DNA-directed RNA polymerase subunit beta': protein MNEGTKDVYSFFEKPVDPLNFSAVKIGLASPERIRSWSYGEVKKPETINYRTFKPERDGLFCGKIFGPVRDFECICGKYKRKKHRGTVCEKCGVEVIESKVRRERLGHINLASPVAHIWFLKSLPSRIGCVVDISLKDLEKVLYCESYIVLDPGTSDLKKHELISEDRFAAKVRELGNNAFRVGIGADALLEMLQSVDVFELAEHLKESLLNTTSDAQSKKLIKRLKVVGAFTMSDNRPEWMMLSVIPVLPPDLRPLVPLDGGRFATSDLNDLYRRVINRNNRLLRLIELNAPEIIVRNEKRMLQEAIDALFDNGRRGKVFTGPNKRPLRSLSDMLKGKGGRFRQNLLGKRVDYSGRSVIVAGPELRLHQCGLPKLMALEMFKPFLFNKLEERGYVSTIKSAKKMVEKERPEVWDLLEECTKEHPVLLNRAPTLHRLGIQAFEPVLIEGKAIQLHPLVCQAFNADFDGDTMCVHVPLSLEAQIEARVLMMSTNNILSPQHGTPIIEPRKDIVLGLYYLTRENITLRGDSMKFSSLEEVRVAYDHGFVELHTRIFVREHQGDKELVQTTVGRCLLREVIPDKVPFFKKYNKALDQKALAVLVNDTYRLCGAKETVLLADALRELGYRYATESGISIAIKDMMIPKEKTKLLDEAYSEVKEVREQYAEGLITEGERHNKVIDIWSRVQDEITVKMLKQLETQKAVNQKGEEVRIQSFNSLYMMADSGARGSKQQMRQLAGMKGLVAKATGEIIETPVTSNLREGFTILQYFINTHGARKGLADTALKTASSGYLTRQLVDVAQDTIISETDCGTLDGVEITSVVEGGEVIQRVGNRTLGRTSLYDIKNRATGEVIVKANEEINEEAVIRLDQAKIDRVYVRSVLTCRTRRGVCAKCYGRDLATGNLVNVGEAVGVIAAQSIGEPGTQLTMRTFHSGGTATTQSQASSYEAKAEGTVQLSNVSLVKGRSEWDTAMGRNGEVIVYDLDGIERDRHSIPYGSKVFVKDGASVKVGTMLIEWDPHSVVIVSEVPGKVKFQDLFEGVSVEERTDEVTGLTRRVVIENKDTKIKPAIVVTDSSGTAIRITETRDARYPLPSGATIMFADGDMVYPGDVLAKIPREQAKTKDITGGLPRVAELFLAQKRRTFAIISEIDGFVSFGADIKGKRRVVVNPEMGGGDSREYLIPKGRHVVVTEGDFIRAGEPLVDGPLNPHDILKVLGEKALASYLVSEIQAVYKLQGVNIDDKHIEIIVKQMLRRVRIKDPGDTEFLPAAQIEKWTFEEQNELAMQRGARPATAEPLLLGIARAASSTESFISAASFQETTRVLTEAALAGRKDLLRGLKENVIMGRLIPAGTGVNYYNNLDMFVEGQSLDAEAIIEASIPQVVARLGTGSHHQMR from the coding sequence ATGAATGAAGGTACCAAAGATGTTTACAGTTTCTTCGAAAAACCTGTAGATCCTTTGAATTTTAGTGCAGTAAAAATTGGTTTAGCTTCTCCTGAGCGCATCAGAAGTTGGTCTTATGGTGAAGTTAAAAAACCTGAAACAATCAACTACAGAACATTCAAGCCTGAACGTGACGGACTTTTCTGCGGAAAAATCTTCGGACCCGTTCGTGACTTCGAATGTATTTGTGGAAAATACAAACGTAAAAAACACCGCGGAACCGTCTGTGAAAAGTGCGGCGTGGAAGTTATTGAAAGCAAAGTGCGTCGCGAAAGACTCGGTCACATCAACTTGGCCAGTCCTGTTGCGCACATTTGGTTCTTAAAAAGTTTACCTTCCCGTATTGGCTGCGTTGTTGACATCTCGCTTAAAGACCTCGAAAAAGTTCTTTATTGCGAATCTTACATCGTGCTCGATCCAGGAACTTCCGATCTTAAAAAACATGAACTCATTTCAGAAGATCGTTTTGCTGCAAAAGTACGTGAACTCGGAAACAATGCTTTCCGTGTTGGTATTGGTGCCGATGCTCTTCTCGAAATGCTTCAATCCGTAGACGTCTTTGAGCTTGCTGAGCATCTCAAAGAGTCTCTATTGAACACAACCTCCGATGCCCAAAGCAAAAAGCTTATCAAAAGGCTGAAGGTTGTGGGTGCATTCACCATGAGTGACAACCGTCCTGAATGGATGATGTTGTCCGTTATCCCTGTGTTGCCTCCGGACCTGCGTCCGCTTGTGCCACTGGATGGTGGTCGCTTTGCGACTTCTGACCTCAACGACTTATACCGTCGTGTGATCAACCGTAACAATCGCTTGCTGCGTTTGATCGAGCTCAATGCGCCCGAAATTATCGTGCGCAACGAAAAACGTATGCTTCAAGAAGCTATCGATGCTCTCTTTGACAATGGTCGCCGTGGAAAAGTCTTCACGGGTCCTAACAAGCGTCCACTCCGTTCCCTCTCCGATATGTTGAAAGGGAAAGGCGGTCGTTTCCGTCAAAACTTGCTCGGTAAGCGCGTGGACTACTCAGGTCGTTCTGTAATTGTGGCTGGTCCAGAATTGCGTTTGCACCAATGCGGTCTGCCTAAGCTTATGGCTCTTGAAATGTTCAAACCTTTCCTCTTCAACAAACTTGAAGAAAGAGGCTATGTTTCAACAATCAAAAGTGCAAAGAAAATGGTGGAAAAGGAACGTCCAGAAGTATGGGATCTCCTTGAAGAATGTACAAAAGAACACCCTGTTCTTTTGAACCGTGCGCCAACATTGCACCGCCTTGGTATCCAGGCGTTCGAACCTGTGCTCATCGAAGGTAAGGCTATTCAGCTTCACCCATTGGTGTGTCAGGCGTTTAACGCGGACTTTGACGGTGATACGATGTGCGTTCACGTTCCACTCAGTCTCGAAGCTCAAATAGAAGCGCGTGTGCTTATGATGTCGACAAATAACATTTTGTCTCCTCAGCACGGAACGCCTATTATTGAGCCACGTAAAGACATCGTTCTTGGTCTTTACTATTTGACACGTGAAAATATCACTCTGCGTGGCGACAGCATGAAATTCTCCAGTCTTGAAGAAGTTCGTGTTGCCTATGATCACGGTTTTGTTGAGCTCCACACCCGTATTTTTGTGCGCGAGCACCAAGGTGACAAAGAGCTTGTGCAAACCACAGTGGGTCGTTGCCTCTTAAGAGAAGTGATTCCAGATAAAGTGCCTTTCTTTAAAAAGTACAACAAAGCCCTCGATCAAAAGGCTTTGGCTGTGCTTGTAAACGATACCTACCGTCTTTGCGGAGCAAAAGAGACTGTTCTCTTAGCCGATGCATTGCGTGAATTAGGTTATCGTTATGCAACAGAGTCGGGTATTTCTATCGCAATTAAAGACATGATGATTCCAAAAGAGAAAACAAAGCTCTTGGATGAAGCATACAGTGAAGTTAAAGAAGTTCGTGAACAATACGCAGAAGGTCTTATTACAGAAGGTGAACGTCACAATAAAGTAATTGACATCTGGTCACGTGTTCAGGACGAAATCACCGTAAAAATGTTGAAGCAGCTTGAAACACAAAAAGCAGTCAACCAAAAAGGTGAAGAAGTTAGAATTCAATCCTTTAACTCTCTTTACATGATGGCCGACTCTGGAGCCCGTGGTTCCAAGCAACAGATGCGTCAGCTCGCTGGGATGAAGGGTCTCGTTGCGAAAGCAACAGGTGAGATTATCGAAACTCCAGTGACTTCTAACTTGCGCGAAGGATTCACAATTCTTCAGTACTTCATCAACACTCACGGTGCGCGTAAAGGTCTTGCCGATACAGCTCTTAAAACAGCTTCTTCAGGTTACCTCACACGTCAGTTAGTGGATGTTGCACAAGATACCATCATTTCCGAAACAGACTGTGGAACTCTCGACGGAGTTGAAATCACTTCTGTGGTTGAAGGTGGAGAAGTAATCCAACGCGTTGGAAACCGTACGCTTGGAAGAACATCTCTTTATGACATCAAGAACCGTGCAACCGGCGAAGTGATTGTCAAAGCAAACGAAGAAATCAATGAAGAAGCGGTTATCCGCCTCGATCAGGCTAAAATTGACCGTGTCTATGTGCGTTCTGTTTTAACTTGTCGTACCCGCCGTGGCGTTTGTGCAAAATGCTACGGTCGTGACCTTGCGACAGGTAACCTCGTGAACGTAGGTGAAGCGGTCGGTGTAATTGCAGCTCAGTCTATTGGTGAGCCTGGAACTCAGTTAACAATGCGTACGTTCCACTCGGGTGGTACTGCGACAACTCAATCCCAAGCTTCTTCTTATGAAGCGAAGGCAGAGGGTACTGTTCAGCTTTCCAATGTCAGCCTCGTAAAAGGGCGTTCTGAATGGGACACTGCAATGGGCCGTAATGGTGAAGTTATTGTTTATGACCTTGATGGTATTGAACGTGACCGCCATTCTATTCCATATGGTTCTAAAGTCTTTGTAAAAGATGGAGCGAGTGTAAAAGTAGGTACCATGCTTATTGAATGGGATCCGCACTCTGTTGTCATCGTTTCCGAAGTTCCTGGTAAAGTTAAGTTCCAAGACCTTTTCGAAGGTGTATCTGTCGAAGAACGTACTGACGAAGTAACTGGTTTGACCCGTCGTGTTGTTATTGAAAACAAAGACACAAAAATCAAACCTGCAATCGTTGTAACCGACTCTTCTGGCACTGCTATTCGAATTACAGAAACCCGTGATGCGCGTTACCCGCTTCCAAGTGGTGCGACTATCATGTTTGCGGATGGGGATATGGTTTATCCTGGTGATGTTCTTGCTAAAATTCCTCGTGAACAGGCAAAAACAAAAGATATTACCGGTGGTCTTCCACGCGTTGCTGAGCTTTTCCTTGCTCAAAAACGCAGAACCTTTGCGATTATCTCTGAAATTGATGGTTTTGTTTCCTTTGGTGCAGATATCAAAGGTAAAAGACGTGTTGTCGTCAATCCAGAAATGGGTGGCGGAGACAGCCGTGAGTATCTCATTCCAAAGGGACGCCACGTTGTTGTAACCGAAGGCGACTTTATTCGTGCGGGTGAGCCTCTTGTTGATGGTCCATTGAACCCACATGACATCTTAAAAGTTCTTGGTGAAAAAGCCTTGGCGAGTTACCTTGTTTCTGAAATCCAAGCAGTCTATAAGCTGCAAGGTGTGAACATCGACGATAAGCATATTGAAATTATCGTTAAGCAAATGCTCCGTCGTGTTCGTATTAAGGATCCAGGGGATACTGAATTTTTACCTGCAGCGCAGATCGAAAAATGGACTTTTGAAGAGCAAAACGAACTTGCTATGCAAAGAGGAGCGCGTCCAGCAACAGCTGAACCTCTTCTCCTTGGTATTGCGAGAGCGGCATCTTCAACAGAATCATTTATCTCAGCAGCATCTTTCCAAGAGACAACAAGAGTGCTTACAGAAGCGGCTCTTGCTGGACGCAAGGATCTTTTGCGTGGCCTCAAAGAAAATGTCATCATGGGTCGTTTGATTCCTGCTGGAACAGGTGTGAACTACTACAACAATCTCGATATGTTTGTTGAAGGTCAGAGTCTCGATGCTGAAGCCATTATCGAGGCTTCGATACCACAAGTTGTTGCACGCCTTGGGACAGGTTCGCATCACCAAATGAGATAA
- the rpoB gene encoding DNA-directed RNA polymerase subunit beta encodes MANLASSFVRHRRTFAKVKPIIGMPNLIDIQKKSYAEFLQGTDSAENRIEAGLQGVFKSVFPVQDFDATASVEFVSYSLDEPKYTVEECRSKGMTYAAPVKVLIRLIIWDVDHETGVKSIRGFKEQEVYFGEIPLMTQNGTFIINGTERVVVSQLHRSPGVFFDHDKGKTLSSGKFLYNARIIPYRGSWLDFEFDTKDILYCRIDRRRKMPATVLLKALGYTTEELLGKFYECETVVIRDGQYFRKVNLDRLRGQRASSDIMDPKNPSNTLVKRNRKISALHIKQLKAAGVEELQFPREEIIGKIIGRDIIDDDTGEVLFPINTDISEKILEAIVLKGISSFEILFIDDLNVDSSFRDTLMVDKTANTEEALLEIYRRMRPGDPPTLENASNLFQNLFFEKDRYDLSRVGRLKLNEKLDLEIDIDYRTLTREDIIGSVKRLLDVRSGKIKVDDIDHLGNRRVRAVGELLENQYRIGLTRIERAIKERLQLQDLDSLMPHDLVNAKPVTAVVKEFFGSSQLSQFMDQTNPLAEVYHKRRLSALGPGGLSRERAGFEVRDVHPTHYGRICPIETPEGPNIGLIVSLASFAQVNKYGFIETPYRSVVDRLPVDDVRYYSSTDEWRDHVIAQAYMHLDKENKIKADDLLNARSSGETNIYSADEVDLMDVATNQAVSVAASLIPFLQNDDAHRALMGANMQRQGLPLLRTKAPLVGTGMERTVAADSGVTVVARRAGTVIAVDAERVVIKTNEASSDITEVASEVDIYTLIKFTRSNVDTCVNQKPIVKVGDKVERNDIIADGFATEMGELALGQNVVVAFLPWNGYNYEDGIVVSERIVREDLYTSVYIQEFECISRDTKLGKEEITSDIPNVSDESLKDLDDAGVVRVGAEVKPGDILVGKLTPKAETQLTPEEKLLRAIFGEKAADVRDTSLRVPPGVQGTVIGAKVFSREGAELDSRMIQVQEQEIAKLKKDERDRIQIIRKSTAEKLEDLIAGETAAVSIEVKNESGVLKVTSGEKLTTEVLADLSIEQIKALEVISSDKSALLAKIKKSMNEKIALVREMTETQIARAKRGDELPPGVIKMVKVYVAIKRRLQVGDKLAGRHGNKGVISKIVPIEDMPFLDNGQPVDIVLSPLGVPSRMNIGQIMETHFGWAARGIGIKINEMLDKAAPRHELEEYICKVWDDPSVHEFVKTCSNDELRQFVRKYKEGVTLSNPVFDGAVEEEIFKYLELADLDRSGQVTLYDGRTGEKFNRQVTVGVMYVLRLHHLVDEKIHARSIGPYSLVTQQPLGGKAQFGGQRLGEMEVWAMEAYGAAYTLQEFLTVKSDDIAGRTKMYEAVVKGENMMLPGLPESFNVLIKEMQSLALDVSLIRDESEISLDDLQRDVREIQ; translated from the coding sequence ATGGCCAACTTGGCATCTAGCTTTGTCCGTCACCGCCGCACTTTTGCAAAAGTCAAACCTATTATTGGTATGCCCAATCTAATTGACATTCAAAAGAAGTCGTACGCAGAATTCTTGCAAGGTACTGATTCCGCTGAAAATCGTATTGAAGCTGGTCTTCAGGGCGTTTTCAAAAGCGTATTTCCCGTTCAAGATTTTGATGCAACAGCTTCTGTTGAATTCGTCAGTTACTCACTTGATGAACCAAAGTACACTGTTGAGGAATGCCGGTCAAAGGGCATGACCTACGCTGCACCTGTTAAGGTCTTAATCCGTCTCATTATTTGGGATGTTGACCATGAAACAGGCGTTAAATCCATCCGTGGATTTAAAGAGCAAGAAGTTTATTTTGGTGAAATCCCACTTATGACACAAAACGGTACCTTTATTATTAACGGTACAGAACGTGTTGTGGTTTCACAGTTACACCGCTCCCCGGGTGTCTTCTTCGATCATGACAAAGGAAAGACACTTTCTTCTGGTAAGTTTTTATACAATGCACGTATTATTCCTTACCGTGGTTCATGGCTCGATTTCGAATTCGATACAAAAGATATCCTTTATTGCCGCATTGATCGTCGCAGAAAAATGCCTGCAACTGTGCTCTTAAAGGCGCTTGGTTATACAACGGAAGAATTGCTCGGCAAGTTCTACGAATGCGAAACTGTCGTTATTCGTGATGGTCAGTATTTCCGTAAAGTAAACCTAGATCGTTTGCGTGGACAAAGAGCTTCCAGTGATATTATGGATCCTAAAAATCCAAGTAACACACTTGTTAAACGCAACCGTAAAATTTCAGCTTTACATATTAAACAACTTAAAGCAGCTGGTGTTGAAGAACTTCAATTCCCACGCGAAGAAATTATTGGGAAAATCATTGGCCGTGACATCATCGACGATGACACAGGTGAAGTTCTATTCCCAATCAACACGGACATTTCAGAAAAAATTCTCGAAGCAATTGTCCTCAAAGGAATCTCTTCGTTTGAAATCCTCTTTATCGATGATCTCAACGTGGACTCTTCTTTCCGTGACACGCTTATGGTTGACAAAACAGCCAATACAGAAGAAGCGTTGCTCGAAATTTATCGCAGAATGCGCCCAGGTGATCCACCCACACTTGAAAATGCAAGTAATCTTTTCCAAAATCTCTTTTTTGAAAAAGATCGCTATGACCTCTCCCGTGTTGGTCGTCTCAAATTAAATGAAAAACTCGATCTCGAAATTGATATCGATTATCGCACATTAACCCGTGAAGATATCATCGGTTCTGTGAAGCGTCTCCTCGATGTGCGCAGCGGTAAAATCAAAGTGGACGATATTGACCACCTTGGTAACCGTCGTGTGCGTGCTGTGGGTGAGCTTCTCGAAAATCAATACCGCATTGGTTTAACTCGTATTGAGAGAGCTATTAAAGAACGTCTTCAACTCCAAGACCTTGACAGCCTTATGCCGCATGACCTTGTCAACGCGAAGCCTGTGACTGCTGTTGTGAAAGAATTCTTTGGTTCTTCACAGTTAAGTCAGTTTATGGATCAGACAAACCCTCTCGCAGAGGTTTATCATAAACGCCGTCTTTCAGCCCTCGGGCCTGGTGGTCTTTCCCGTGAAAGAGCTGGTTTCGAAGTGCGTGACGTACACCCAACGCATTATGGACGCATCTGTCCGATTGAAACGCCGGAAGGTCCAAACATTGGTCTTATCGTTTCGCTCGCTTCATTTGCCCAAGTAAACAAATATGGCTTTATTGAAACGCCATATCGCTCTGTGGTTGATCGTTTGCCTGTTGACGATGTGCGTTACTATTCATCAACCGATGAATGGCGCGATCACGTTATTGCGCAAGCGTATATGCATCTCGATAAAGAAAACAAAATCAAAGCAGATGATCTCTTGAACGCACGTAGTTCAGGGGAAACAAACATCTACTCAGCAGACGAAGTGGACTTAATGGACGTTGCAACGAACCAAGCGGTTTCCGTTGCGGCATCTCTTATTCCGTTCCTGCAAAATGACGATGCCCACCGTGCCCTCATGGGTGCCAACATGCAACGCCAAGGTCTTCCATTGTTAAGAACCAAAGCGCCTCTTGTTGGGACTGGTATGGAACGAACTGTGGCTGCTGACTCGGGTGTGACTGTGGTTGCGCGTCGTGCGGGTACAGTTATCGCCGTGGATGCAGAACGCGTTGTTATCAAAACCAATGAAGCATCCTCAGACATCACAGAAGTGGCTTCTGAAGTTGATATTTACACACTCATCAAGTTTACCCGTTCAAACGTTGATACCTGTGTCAACCAAAAACCAATCGTTAAAGTTGGTGACAAAGTTGAACGCAATGACATCATTGCAGACGGTTTTGCAACGGAAATGGGCGAACTCGCTCTTGGCCAAAACGTCGTTGTCGCATTCCTTCCATGGAATGGTTACAACTACGAAGATGGTATCGTTGTGTCTGAACGCATTGTCCGTGAAGACTTGTATACATCTGTTTATATTCAGGAATTTGAATGTATCAGCCGTGACACCAAACTTGGAAAAGAAGAAATCACTTCCGATATTCCAAACGTCAGCGACGAATCCCTAAAAGATCTCGACGATGCCGGTGTTGTGCGTGTGGGCGCTGAAGTGAAACCTGGCGATATCCTCGTTGGTAAGCTCACTCCAAAAGCAGAAACACAGCTCACTCCAGAAGAAAAACTTCTCCGCGCTATTTTCGGTGAAAAAGCAGCCGATGTGCGTGACACGTCTCTTCGTGTTCCACCAGGGGTACAAGGAACTGTTATTGGAGCAAAAGTATTTTCGCGTGAAGGTGCTGAACTCGATAGCCGTATGATTCAAGTTCAAGAGCAAGAAATTGCTAAACTCAAAAAAGATGAACGCGATCGTATCCAAATCATCCGTAAGTCCACGGCTGAAAAACTTGAAGATCTCATTGCAGGCGAAACGGCTGCAGTCAGCATTGAAGTTAAAAATGAAAGCGGCGTACTCAAAGTCACTTCAGGTGAAAAACTCACAACAGAAGTGCTGGCTGATTTATCTATTGAGCAAATCAAAGCCCTAGAAGTTATCAGCTCTGACAAGAGTGCTCTTCTGGCAAAAATCAAAAAATCTATGAATGAGAAAATTGCTCTCGTTCGTGAAATGACAGAAACCCAAATCGCCCGTGCAAAACGTGGTGACGAATTGCCACCAGGCGTTATCAAAATGGTTAAAGTCTACGTTGCAATCAAACGCCGTCTGCAAGTGGGTGATAAGCTCGCGGGTCGCCATGGTAACAAGGGTGTTATTTCAAAAATTGTTCCTATCGAAGACATGCCATTCCTAGACAATGGCCAGCCTGTAGATATCGTTCTCAGTCCGCTCGGGGTTCCATCTCGTATGAACATCGGTCAGATTATGGAAACGCACTTTGGTTGGGCAGCACGTGGAATTGGTATTAAAATCAATGAGATGCTCGACAAAGCAGCTCCTCGTCATGAACTTGAAGAGTATATCTGCAAGGTTTGGGATGATCCTTCTGTTCATGAGTTTGTTAAAACATGCTCTAACGACGAACTTCGCCAATTTGTGCGCAAGTATAAGGAAGGTGTTACTCTCTCGAACCCAGTGTTTGACGGTGCTGTAGAAGAAGAGATTTTCAAATATCTCGAACTCGCAGATCTCGACAGATCTGGACAAGTTACACTTTACGACGGAAGAACCGGTGAGAAATTCAATCGTCAAGTTACAGTTGGTGTTATGTATGTTCTCCGACTCCACCACTTGGTCGATGAGAAAATCCATGCGCGTTCCATTGGGCCTTACAGCCTTGTCACACAGCAACCTTTAGGCGGTAAAGCACAGTTCGGTGGTCAGCGTCTTGGGGAAATGGAAGTGTGGGCGATGGAAGCCTATGGTGCGGCATACACCCTTCAGGAATTCCTCACTGTTAAATCTGACGACATCGCAGGCCGTACAAAGATGTATGAAGCTGTTGTTAAGGGTGAGAACATGATGCTTCCTGGTTTACCAGAATCCTTCAATGTTCTTATCAAAGAAATGCAATCGCTTGCGTTGGATGTCAGCCTCATTCGCGATGAAAGTGAAATCAGTCTCGATGACTTGCAACGTGATGTGCGCGAAATCCAATAA
- the rplL gene encoding 50S ribosomal protein L7/L12 has product MSITKEQFISYIENLTLIQAAELVKELEDKFGVSAAAPVAMMAAAPAAAAAAEQTEFEVILKAAGDKKLDVIKEVRAITGLGLKEAKDLVEGAPKSLKAGVTKAESEEIKKKLTAVGATVEVK; this is encoded by the coding sequence ATGTCTATTACTAAAGAACAATTCATTTCCTACATCGAAAACCTCACTCTTATTCAAGCTGCTGAGCTTGTTAAAGAACTCGAAGACAAATTTGGCGTATCTGCAGCAGCTCCTGTTGCTATGATGGCAGCAGCTCCCGCAGCAGCAGCAGCAGCTGAACAAACTGAATTCGAAGTTATCCTCAAAGCAGCTGGCGACAAAAAGCTTGACGTTATTAAGGAAGTTCGTGCTATCACTGGTCTTGGTCTTAAAGAAGCTAAAGATCTCGTTGAAGGCGCGCCAAAATCTCTTAAAGCTGGCGTTACTAAAGCTGAATCTGAAGAAATTAAAAAGAAACTTACAGCAGTTGGCGCAACTGTTGAAGTTAAATAA
- the rplJ gene encoding 50S ribosomal protein L10 produces MDRNAKLQWRNSVVESLDKSGAVFLANYSGMTVEELTAMRRELKAVNADFHVVKNTIAQKAVEGRDENVISDLFVGQTGVVFAYGDVAAAAKAFSESAKKFEKLKITGGYMEKSALTPAAVQNLASLPSRDVLISQIIGSMVAPHRGLLNVLNGVPRNLVQVLNAIKDKKAS; encoded by the coding sequence TTGGATCGTAACGCTAAACTTCAGTGGCGTAACAGTGTTGTTGAGTCTCTCGACAAATCTGGCGCCGTGTTCCTAGCTAATTACTCAGGGATGACAGTTGAAGAGCTTACGGCTATGCGTCGTGAACTCAAAGCAGTCAACGCTGACTTTCACGTAGTCAAAAATACAATTGCTCAAAAAGCAGTTGAAGGCAGAGATGAAAATGTTATCTCTGATCTCTTCGTTGGTCAAACCGGCGTTGTTTTTGCTTATGGTGACGTTGCCGCCGCTGCTAAAGCATTTTCTGAGTCCGCAAAGAAATTTGAAAAGCTCAAGATCACGGGTGGATATATGGAAAAATCCGCCTTGACTCCTGCTGCTGTTCAAAACTTAGCATCTTTGCCATCTCGCGATGTGCTTATCAGCCAAATTATCGGCTCAATGGTTGCTCCACACCGTGGACTTCTCAATGTGCTCAATGGTGTGCCTAGAAACTTGGTTCAAGTTCTCAATGCCATCAAAGATAAAAAGGCGAGCTAA